Below is a genomic region from Apteryx mantelli isolate bAptMan1 chromosome 22, bAptMan1.hap1, whole genome shotgun sequence.
CTCTGCCAACGGAAACGCAGCACCGGCTGCGGCGCTCGcccggggcgggcagaggggaCTCGTCGTCAGAGCAGTGCAAATGTGGTGGGAAAGGGCTGCGGGGGGAGAAGAGGACCCCGAACGTGTCGGAGGTGCTGGAGGAAATGCTCCGAGGAAGAGGCACCAAGAGCTCGGGGTGTCTGGGCTTCCCCCGAAAATGATGCGCCAGAATACGTGCAATTAATGCAGCGGGGAAAAGCATGGTGAGAAGCGGTCCTGGCAGCCAAAGAAACGcggtgctgtgagagctgaggacgtgtctctttttttaaaaaattgagtgCGATTAACCACTGACACAAACTCCCCACGGAAGTGGTGGTTTCCCCATTAGTCGATGACTTCAGACCAAGACGAGCTGCCTCCCGTCCCCGCCAGCGATGCTCTGAGCGAGCCCAGGCCGCGCAGGGTGgagcccgggggcggccgggccgccaGAGCCGCTCCTGCTGCCGGCGAGCCCCGGGGACGTACCCCGGCACCCCGGCACCCCGGCTCCAGCGCGGCCGTGCCGCTGGCGGGCCCGGAGCAATGGAGCcgcaggaggtggtgggacagggCTGGCTCAGCACCGTCCAGGTCCAAACCCCCGATTTGCACCCGTGGCACCCGGCCTGGGGACGGCGCGGCAGGCGCCGGGACAGGGCAGAGTTTCACGCGGTCGCTCACCTGCCTTCGTGCACCGGAGCCTCCGCGTCCCGCCGCCCCCAGGGAGGCCACGGAGCAGCGCGGCAAGGCCCCGGCGTGGGCACTAAAAGCCCCGGGGACCCCGCACCGCCAGTGGCCGACGCAGCGGTGATGGGGGCCGGCAGCCTGGcactggcagctctgctccctgccgcGCTCTGCGGCACAGCCTGGAGCCAGCGCTGTGAGTGCCATGGGTGCCCCGCGCCACCGGGAAAtggggcaggaaagggagggaaagggggtcTGACAGTTCGGGGCGCCCCCTCCCCAGACCgcagcggccgggggggggcaagCAGGGCCTGCCAGCAGAGGCTGGACGTGCTCATCACAGTGATGGCTCTGCCACATCCCCTCCCGTGTCCCCCACCGGAGGGGTGATGGGGGGGTGCAGACCAGTTCCTGGGCGCAGTCTCGTTGCCCACCCCAGGGCCCGGTGGCCAGGTGACTCCGGCATCCCAAGTCCCCTCCCGCGGGAGAGGTGTCGCGGGATGGAGGGGACCCCGTGGCACTGGCAGCCCGGATGGGGCAGCGGCCGCTGCAGAGCACCACCGTGGGTCTGGGCGGCTCCCAGCTGACACCTGGCTCTTCCGCTCGGTGTCTTCCCACGCCGCTTCGTCGGGAGGGAGATCCCTCCCAAAGCCATGGAGAGCTGCAGAAACACCTCCGCCGGCGGCAGCCGCCGCGCCGTGACGTGAGTATCCCCGCGGGCACCCGCGCACGAGGGCATCGGACACGGCGGGAGACCGGACGCGGGGCGATCAGGCACGGGAGAGTGTCGGACACAGCAAGGGATGGGACACGGGGGGATCGGCCGCGGGGGATTGGCCTCACGCTGCGCCTgccccggccggcagcggggAAGGGGTCCTGCGTCGCCCCCCAGGCCGAGCGGCTGCAGAGGTTCCTCCGCAGCGAGGACCAGCGGGGACGGATGGGGACGAGGCGTCGCTGCTCGTCAGCCGCACGGACTCGCCTGCCGCTCTCAGAAGctgctgttttgctcttttttcctgCCATGATGGGAAAACGCTCGTCTTTGCCTCCGGCTCTCCTGAGCCCGACGGATGTCTCCAGCGCCAGCCCCGATAAACCCAATCAACCCCCGTCTGGTCGACGTCTCCGTCACCGCCGCGGGGTTTTGGGGTTTCGCCAGCGCCAGGGCAGGCGGCTGCGGACGGGGAGGATTTTCCCGGCGAGCCGAGGCAAGCGCGGGGGACAgcggggggctgcagccccccagctcctcgacccggcggcagcccggctcgcgCCGTGGCCCCCTTCCTCCCCGGCCGGGGGGGCCGTCCCGCAGGCAGCGGCACGTCGCGGCTCCTCGGCACGGGGGCCGCGGGAGGGATGGACGCAGCAGGTGCTGGTAACATCATCCCTGGATTTCCCCAGCTCGATGCATCCAGGCGTTTTTCATGGGAACCTTTACGGGGGCTCTTTCCCAGCACCAAAAAAAACTCATTCTTTAGGTTGCGTGACTGTTTCTCACTGCAAGGAAAACAGCCGTCATTCGGGGGCTAAATTTTCCCCAGCTTGAAATCGTTTCTGTTTTGGGGGTTCGGCGAGCCCTGCCGAACCGTTTTTAAGACCCCGTCCGGGCACGCCAGCGTGCCGTGCTGCCCGGCCGGAGCACCGGGCTGGGCGAACCTCAGGGCCAGGGGACGGGGCTCCCCGCGCCGGCGGAGACCCCGCTCGCCCTGCGGGACGCGTGCGCGGGAGGCAgaccccgcggcgggcgggaggaAGGCTGCGCCGGGGCGAGGCGGAcgccggcagggcagggagccGCGTGGGAGCCGCGCCGGGAGCACCGAGGGGAAGGGCCGATCCAGCCGGCAGGAGCCAGACAGCTGCGTGTCCAGGAAGCATCCACTTTCCTCCGCTCTCCGGGGATCAGCCCAGGCTGGGAAGATAGGAAATTAAATCGGCTTTGGGATGATGCAGGGAAAGCCCCAGGGCTCTGTTTTCCCCAGCTCGTTTCTGTTGGGACAGGTGTCAGCAAGCCCCGCCGAACCCTTTTGAGGATCAATCCTAGGGAAAGCGAGCGTGCCGCGCTGTCCAGAGGGAGACGCGGGACCGGGCAGTCCTCAGGACAAAGTTGTGCCACGCTCTTCCTCGGGCAAAATAACACAGCCCACCCCGAGGCAGCTGATTTTGGCCCCCCTGGACCTGCTCTCGCGGCTCAGCCAGCCGGCACCCAAACGAGCCCGCGGCAGGGCGAAGCAgccgcccccctcgccccgggCGCTGCGGGAAGGGCATTTCCCCGGCAGCCTCGGCGCCGCTGCCTGCGCCGGCCCTTCTCCGCGCTTGCGTCCCAGCAGAGGAGCCGGGCAGCCTTTTGCAGCCTGAAGTCCAGGCTGTTTTCCGGGAAACGCCTTCGGAGAAGAGCAAACGGAGGGACACGCGCGCGCTTGCACAACCCTGCCGCGGAGGTGGCGCCGGGTCCCATCCGGCCTGCGCCAGCCCCCTCGTCCTCCTCCACCCCAGGTCAGGTGGGGACTCCCCAGTTTGGCCACCGGATGAAAGCTGAAGAGGCCGGTGCAAAACATCCCCTGGTGCAAAACATTTCCCGGGATATAGGTGGGAGCACAAACCAAGGTGAAGGGATGGCCGAAACCCGCTTGCCGGGACTGAAGCCCCCGAGCAGCGCTGCTGACGGGCTCAGGGAGATATTTGCGATAACCgaagaaggagagaagaggtCGTCGCTGGACGCGGCTCCCATCCGCTTCCCGGAGCACGATTTGCCTGGCCAGctgggctggcagggaaccgcTGCTGTGCAGACGCAGCTCCCAGCTCCGAGCCGGTTCCCACCGCCCGCCAGCTGCCAGCACCTGCGATGTGCGTCCCCGGAGGCGTTTGGGAACAGCGGAGAGTGGGCTCTTCGGCCAGCTGCGGACAGACAGAATCCACCGGAAAAGCCCCAAACCGGCCTCTGCGtttcccagcacagcccagccacggatgcgagctgctgcccgccccagccTCCGGGGGAGGTAAACTGAGGCGCCGGCCCCCGGCCTCTCCCAGCACCCAAAGATCCCCAAACACGCGCCAAAAACAGTGCAAAGCCGTGTTTCCAGTGGAAATTTTCGTCCTGAGAAAGTAGCTTTCCCACCTAAACAGCGGCTGTTTCCCCAGGGCTTTTCGGAAGGGGGTGTCAGGGCCGCGCTCGGCCGTCTGCACCCCGCAGGGGCCGGGCAAACCAAGCCGGGCCTTCGCTGCGCCCAGGGAGGCCACGGGCCGGCGGCTGCCGATGCCGACTGCTCCCTTCGTCAGGGAGCCAAGCCCGGCCCTGGTCCCATCGGAGCGACGGCGTCGGGGCCGGCCTCGTCCCTGTGTCGGGgctgccggctcctgccccgAACGCCCTGCCACGGGACACGCTCCTTccccgggggccggggcgccgagCCGGACCTCAAGCATGACCCGACCACCAGCTGTGACGCTGGAGCCGGGAGCCTGGGAAGAGCCTGAGCCCCTCCGGGGGCCAAGAGCACCAGCTGGGAGCCGGGATTTTTCCTTCTTGGAGCTGTTCTGGGAGGGGAAGATCATCCCCCACCCTCTGTGCTTTGGGACGTGGCCGGGGACCAGGTCCTCCCCCTTCCCACGCAATCACCGCCCCATGCTCCCCAATAAaagccgcccggcagccccggcagaAGAATCCCACCGGCTCCGTCACCCAGCTGCACCTCGGCATGGCGAAGGCAGCCGGCGCCGTctgcgccttcctcctcctcctcttcctcctcgctgCGCTGTGCTGCCGGAGCCTGGCCCAGAGTGAGCAGCGCCGGCGGGAGCGCGGAGAGCCCCGGGACGCGGGGATGGGGGGAGACGCGGGGGTGCcccggggagggctgcagggatgcGTTTCCTTCGCGCAGGGTGTCCGGGTGGCAGGCGGCTGCCTCCAGCCCAAGCCGAGCTCTCGCTGTCCCCTAGGAGCCCCGGGCATGCCGGACAAGTGCTGCTTCAACTTCCAGATGAGAAGGATCAAGAAGGACAACATAGTGGATTGCTACGCCACCAGCCCCGAGTGCCCGCACCGGGCCGTGATGTGAGTGCCCGCTTCCCCTCCCCAGGGCGCCCGTCCCGCCGGGACACCGGAGCGctctcccatcccatcccgtcccccgGCCGGCAGGGTGCCGGCGCTGCCGGAGGACACGCTGCCCTTCAAAAACCCCGGGAATCGGGGGCAGACGTGTCCGTGTCGCGGGCtccgcgccggccgcccgccTGCTCACCTCCGTCTCGTCCTTCCTCCGCCAGATTCAAGGTGAAAAACGGCAAAGAGATCTGCGCCCAAGCCAGCAGGACCTGGGTGAAGAAGTACCAGGAGACCTTCAAgatcagctccttctccatccccAGCTaggggggccgcggggagggagcGCGCGCACGCACGCGGTGGCCCCCCGCCACGCGGCGCCTTCGCCCAGGGGCACGCGAGGAGCAGCCGCCGCAGCACCGCGCTCGGCGCTCACCGTGCCCCCCGGACGCGCCTCGCTCGCCTCCCCCAAGCAGAGGGGCCCTTCCCGTGccccgggatgggacgggacgggacgacCCCTCGGGGCGCTGGCTGCCGCGTGGCGTGGATGTCCTGGGGCACTGGAGCTCGCAGCCCCTCCGGGCGcacgcggccccccgcggccctcgCTCTcctccgcgccggggccgaggcagGACCGTTTCTTAGCCAGGGATCAGCCAACCGCGCCGCCGCCTTCCCAGCCAGCCCGCCGGCTCATCGCTTCGCGCAACAGCACCGTCGGCTTGCGCTCAACGCCCCGAGGAGCCTCTCTCGCGCCGGGGTTAAGGAGAAACGTCTGCGCGGTTACTTTTTGTACGACACAATAAATAGAATTAAACATCACGTCGTGCACGCGAACATCTGGCTGGGCAAGTCTCTGAGCCGTGGGAGCAGCCGggacgctgctgctgccgccgcctttCCTTGCCTGAGCATTAATTACGGCTGCAGCTGTTAGTGCCGGGAGcaacaaggagctgggaggagaccAAGCCCTGACCGGTCCCACGGCGGGGGTACGGGAGCAGACCCTGTCCCTGGGGGCTTCGGAGGTGGCACCAGCCCCGGGTTGGTGCCAAGCCTGCAAAGAGGAGGCTTCCCACGTTTCTCCATCCGTCCCTGCCAACCGGACGGAGACCCCTGGCCAAAAttcaatcccccccccccgcccccgcagcGATGCCTTGCCAGGCCCCCCGGGGACACAGCCCTCGCTGCGGGGCCGCCCAGGGACGAGATGGAGGAGATGGGCACGGGCACTGCGGGGGCGCTCGGTGCTGGGGTCGGGCTGGGGGGAGCAGGATGAGCATCACGGACAGGCCGTCGGCAGGCGGTTTTTTGCTAATAGACTCGCGTGGGGCTTTAGCAAGCGCGAGCGAGGACGCAAGCATCATCCTGTGTGGTTTGTCAGTGGCAACAGCTGAACCCAAAATAGACTGCGGGCCCCCGAGCATCGCCctggtgcagagctgctgggttGTTACCA
It encodes:
- the LOC136993941 gene encoding C-C motif chemokine 4-like, which translates into the protein MAKAAGAVCAFLLLLFLLAALCCRSLAQRAPGMPDKCCFNFQMRRIKKDNIVDCYATSPECPHRAVIFKVKNGKEICAQASRTWVKKYQETFKISSFSIPS